One Azoarcus sp. DN11 DNA segment encodes these proteins:
- a CDS encoding precorrin-8X methylmutase, with protein MNSNVVTEQLTAAGRAIEHDSFAIIDAEVGSHEYRPEQWPVVRRMIHANADFEFNGLTDFHADAVAAGLEAILAGGTRVVADVEMICVGLSASRLAHFGITTHQFISDEDVIEQAKVEETTRAVQAMRKAHRQGLLDGAIVGIGNAPTALIEVVRLIREEGARPALVIGMPVGFVSAAESKDLMAEVADVPWIVIRGRKGGSTLVVAAIHALLGLAEARQREQQASAA; from the coding sequence ATGAACAGCAACGTCGTCACCGAACAGCTCACCGCCGCCGGACGCGCGATCGAGCACGATTCCTTTGCGATCATCGACGCCGAGGTCGGCAGCCACGAGTACCGGCCGGAGCAATGGCCGGTCGTGCGCCGCATGATCCACGCGAACGCGGACTTCGAATTCAACGGCCTCACGGACTTCCACGCGGATGCGGTCGCGGCGGGTCTGGAAGCGATCCTCGCGGGCGGCACGCGCGTCGTCGCGGACGTCGAGATGATCTGCGTCGGGCTGTCGGCCTCGCGCCTCGCGCACTTCGGCATCACGACCCATCAGTTCATTTCGGACGAGGACGTGATCGAGCAGGCGAAGGTCGAGGAGACCACGCGTGCCGTGCAGGCGATGCGCAAGGCCCATCGCCAGGGACTGCTCGACGGCGCGATCGTCGGCATCGGCAACGCGCCGACGGCGCTGATCGAGGTCGTGCGTCTGATCCGCGAGGAAGGGGCGCGGCCGGCGCTCGTGATCGGCATGCCGGTCGGCTTCGTGTCGGCGGCGGAGTCGAAGGACCTGATGGCGGAAGTCGCCGATGTGCCGTGGATCGTGATCCGCGGGCGCAAGGGCGGCTCGACGCTGGTCGTCGCGGCGATCCATGCGCTGCTGGGCCTGGCGGAAGCGCGCCAGCGCGAGCAGCAGGCGTCGGCGGCGTAA
- the cobJ gene encoding precorrin-3B C(17)-methyltransferase, whose translation MSTGKIMLVGLGPGSVEHMSGRARAAIAEADTIIGYVTYIRLVADLVEGKEVVKKSMTEELDRAIEALDRAKQGKKVALISSGDAGVYGMAGPTFEVLFQAGWTPPTGQPGDIEVEIVPGASALNTCAALVGAPLTHDFCAISLSDLLTPWPVIARRLNAAAAADFVVALYNPKSGRRARQIVEAQRLFLAHRRPDTPVAIVKSAYRPKQRIEFTTLDKMTECDIGMLSTVLIGNSNTFIRDGLMVTPRGYANKYDVEAGTTHNGEKAGRSLSTGLDGWLESLRASGESADELARRHALPVDYILAALADEAVDEDDTAAEGEVLA comes from the coding sequence ATGAGCACAGGCAAGATCATGCTGGTCGGCCTCGGGCCCGGCAGCGTCGAGCACATGAGCGGCCGCGCCCGCGCCGCGATCGCCGAGGCCGATACCATCATCGGCTACGTCACCTACATCCGCCTCGTCGCCGACCTCGTCGAAGGCAAGGAGGTCGTCAAGAAGTCGATGACCGAGGAGCTCGACCGCGCGATCGAAGCGCTCGACCGTGCCAAGCAGGGCAAGAAGGTCGCGCTGATCTCCTCGGGCGACGCCGGCGTCTACGGCATGGCCGGCCCGACTTTCGAAGTGCTGTTCCAGGCCGGCTGGACGCCCCCCACGGGCCAACCCGGCGACATCGAAGTCGAGATCGTCCCGGGCGCCTCCGCGCTGAACACCTGCGCGGCGCTCGTCGGCGCGCCGCTGACGCACGACTTCTGCGCGATCTCGCTGTCCGACCTGCTGACGCCTTGGCCGGTGATCGCGCGCCGTCTCAACGCGGCCGCCGCGGCCGATTTCGTCGTCGCGCTGTACAACCCGAAGAGCGGGCGCCGCGCACGCCAGATCGTCGAGGCCCAGCGCCTCTTCCTCGCGCACCGCCGCCCGGACACGCCCGTCGCGATCGTCAAATCCGCCTATCGCCCCAAGCAGCGCATCGAATTCACGACGCTCGACAAGATGACCGAGTGCGACATCGGCATGTTGAGCACCGTGCTGATCGGCAACTCGAACACCTTCATCCGCGACGGCCTGATGGTCACGCCGCGCGGCTACGCGAACAAGTACGACGTCGAGGCGGGCACGACGCACAACGGCGAAAAGGCCGGCCGCTCGCTGTCGACCGGCCTCGACGGCTGGCTCGAAAGCCTGCGTGCGAGCGGCGAGAGCGCCGACGAACTCGCCCGCCGCCATGCGCTACCGGTCGACTACATCCTCGCTGCGCTCGCCGATGAGGCCGTCGACGAGGACGACACCGCCGCCGAAGGGGAAGTGCTCGCATGA
- a CDS encoding cobalamin biosynthesis protein yields MSASRNPVALGLGCDRGTPAQTIARAIDEALAQAGASLADVRAVASIDLKADELGLLEIATNLGWTIAFHPAAALAAVPVPNPSETVRRYTGTPSVSEAAALIAAGTDLTQLVVEKHKLRGPDGRNATVSVARMPASN; encoded by the coding sequence GTGAGCGCGTCACGCAATCCTGTCGCTCTCGGGCTCGGCTGCGACCGCGGCACGCCCGCGCAGACGATCGCGCGCGCGATCGACGAGGCGCTCGCCCAGGCCGGCGCGAGCCTCGCCGACGTACGCGCGGTCGCGAGCATCGACCTCAAGGCCGACGAGCTTGGGTTGCTCGAAATCGCGACGAACCTCGGCTGGACCATCGCCTTCCATCCGGCGGCGGCACTCGCCGCCGTGCCGGTGCCGAATCCGTCGGAGACGGTGCGCCGCTACACCGGCACGCCGTCCGTGTCGGAAGCCGCAGCCCTGATCGCCGCCGGCACGGATCTCACGCAACTCGTCGTCGAAAAACACAAGCTGCGCGGACCTGACGGCCGCAACGCCACGGTGTCGGTCGCGCGCATGCCGGCATCGAACTGA
- a CDS encoding cobalamin biosynthesis central domain-containing protein: MSAQLPFPNERVAIVSITKHGIALAGRVVAAIPGARLFAPEKFRAEAEAAAPGAAACYTGKTGDQIPALFAGFDGIVAIVSLGAVVRLIAPHLKAKEQDPGIVVLDEGARYAIPMLSGHLGGANALAGVLAAALGAQPVLTTASDARETLAVDLLGRELGWTFDASHDEIVRASAAVVNDEPVALVQEAGSVDWWTRHANGRSGPLPANLKRFARLEDVDPEKFGAVLWISRRDLPAGWAERLKGRRVIYRPPQEAA, translated from the coding sequence ATGAGCGCGCAACTGCCCTTCCCGAACGAACGCGTCGCGATCGTCTCGATCACGAAGCACGGCATCGCGCTCGCCGGCCGCGTCGTCGCGGCGATTCCCGGCGCCCGCCTGTTCGCCCCCGAGAAATTCCGCGCCGAAGCCGAAGCCGCCGCGCCCGGCGCCGCCGCCTGCTACACCGGCAAGACCGGCGACCAGATCCCGGCGCTGTTCGCAGGCTTCGACGGCATCGTCGCGATCGTCTCGCTCGGCGCCGTCGTGCGCCTGATCGCGCCGCACCTGAAGGCCAAGGAGCAGGACCCCGGCATCGTCGTGCTCGACGAAGGCGCCCGCTACGCGATCCCGATGCTGTCCGGTCACCTCGGCGGCGCCAACGCGCTCGCCGGCGTGCTCGCCGCAGCGCTCGGCGCCCAGCCGGTGCTGACGACCGCATCCGACGCGCGCGAGACGCTCGCCGTGGATCTCCTCGGCCGCGAGCTCGGCTGGACCTTCGACGCGAGCCACGACGAGATCGTGCGCGCGAGCGCCGCGGTCGTGAACGACGAGCCCGTCGCGCTCGTGCAGGAAGCCGGCAGCGTCGACTGGTGGACGCGGCACGCGAATGGCCGCAGCGGCCCGCTCCCCGCGAACCTCAAGCGCTTCGCGCGCCTCGAGGACGTCGATCCCGAGAAATTCGGCGCCGTGCTGTGGATCAGCCGGCGCGATCTGCCTGCCGGCTGGGCCGAACGCCTCAAAGGGCGCCGCGTGATCTACCGCCCGCCGCAGGAGGCGGCGTGA
- a CDS encoding CbtB domain-containing protein, whose product MQQQATLEIARPKSALMAIAMPVVTAALLGAVIVYGVGFSHIAAAHNAAHDTRHSNVFPCH is encoded by the coding sequence ATGCAACAGCAAGCCACCCTCGAAATCGCCCGTCCGAAGAGCGCCCTGATGGCGATCGCGATGCCCGTCGTCACCGCCGCGCTGCTCGGCGCCGTGATCGTCTACGGTGTGGGCTTCAGTCACATCGCCGCGGCCCACAACGCCGCGCACGATACGCGTCACTCCAACGTCTTCCCCTGCCACTGA
- a CDS encoding sirohydrochlorin chelatase: MHDTTILLVGHGSRNRAGNDEIEHFAAEWRARRPEWRIEACFIEYADVLLDTGLDRAAAGAKRVIVIPFILNAAGHVKMEIPAAIGHARERHPGVAFGCTRHLGMGREIFDVLMGRLDGLMHALHVPDPCTTGVILLGRGSSDAGANGELAKMARWVFEATDHELVDLAFTGVTWPRLETAVQRQVRLGMTQIAVVPVYLFTGVLIERIDAQLARLRAQYPQIAFALGTHFGLDKGIFELVEARVAGAASDEESLLECDGCKYRLAAEAEHLHDHSHTAGHHDHAGHDHPHHHDGGHDHHGHDHGHACSHNHAPHAGCAHHAHA, encoded by the coding sequence ATGCACGACACCACCATCCTGCTGGTCGGCCACGGCTCGCGCAACCGCGCGGGCAACGACGAGATCGAGCACTTTGCCGCCGAGTGGCGCGCGCGCCGCCCGGAGTGGCGCATCGAGGCCTGCTTCATCGAGTACGCCGACGTGCTGCTCGACACCGGGCTGGATCGCGCCGCGGCGGGAGCGAAGCGCGTGATCGTGATCCCCTTCATCCTGAATGCCGCGGGCCACGTGAAGATGGAGATCCCGGCCGCGATCGGGCATGCGCGCGAGCGCCATCCGGGGGTTGCCTTCGGGTGCACGCGCCACCTCGGCATGGGGCGCGAGATTTTCGACGTGCTGATGGGCCGGCTCGACGGGCTGATGCACGCGCTGCACGTGCCCGATCCCTGCACGACCGGCGTGATCCTGCTCGGCCGCGGATCGTCTGATGCCGGTGCGAACGGCGAGCTCGCGAAGATGGCGCGCTGGGTGTTCGAGGCCACCGACCACGAGCTCGTCGACCTCGCCTTCACCGGCGTGACCTGGCCGCGGCTGGAGACCGCCGTGCAGCGCCAGGTGCGCCTGGGCATGACGCAGATCGCGGTCGTGCCGGTGTATCTCTTCACGGGCGTGCTGATCGAGCGCATCGACGCGCAGCTCGCGCGCCTGCGTGCGCAGTATCCGCAGATCGCGTTCGCGCTGGGCACGCATTTCGGTTTGGATAAAGGGATCTTCGAGCTGGTCGAAGCGCGCGTCGCCGGCGCCGCAAGCGACGAAGAATCGCTGCTCGAATGCGACGGCTGCAAGTATCGCCTCGCTGCCGAGGCCGAGCACCTGCACGACCATAGCCATACCGCCGGTCATCACGACCATGCCGGGCACGACCACCCTCATCACCACGATGGCGGCCATGACCACCACGGTCATGACCACGGCCACGCCTGCTCCCACAATCACGCGCCGCACGCCGGCTGCGCTCACCACGCTCACGCCTAA
- the cobM gene encoding precorrin-4 C(11)-methyltransferase has protein sequence MQSDHKPGTVWFVGAGPGDPDLITVKGRRLLEQAGGILFAGSLVDQAATLHAPEGCAIRDSKDMTLEQMGAWLIDAASRCETVVRLQTGDPGLYGALVEMTRLLDAAGVPWKVVPGVSSALASAAAAGETLTLPEVTQTVILTRVAGRTPMPAGEELDALAAHRTTLCIFLSITLLHEVQDALRRAGWPEDAPILVVQKASWPGEEKIVRGTLADIKKKCQAEKIASQAMIIASPALGARDWPEIARSKLYDPSFSHRFRRASVTENA, from the coding sequence ATGCAATCCGATCACAAGCCCGGCACCGTGTGGTTCGTCGGCGCCGGCCCGGGCGATCCGGACCTGATCACCGTGAAAGGTCGTCGCCTGCTCGAACAGGCGGGCGGGATCCTGTTCGCGGGCTCGCTCGTCGACCAGGCTGCGACACTCCATGCGCCCGAAGGCTGCGCGATCCGCGACTCGAAGGACATGACGCTCGAGCAGATGGGCGCGTGGCTGATCGACGCCGCGTCGCGCTGCGAGACGGTCGTACGTCTGCAGACCGGCGACCCCGGACTCTACGGCGCGCTGGTCGAGATGACGCGGCTCCTTGATGCGGCCGGCGTGCCGTGGAAGGTCGTGCCGGGGGTGTCCTCCGCGCTCGCCTCGGCCGCCGCGGCGGGCGAGACGCTGACGCTGCCGGAAGTCACGCAGACCGTGATCCTCACGCGCGTCGCCGGCCGCACGCCGATGCCCGCCGGCGAGGAACTCGATGCGCTCGCGGCGCACCGCACGACGCTGTGCATCTTCCTGTCGATCACGCTGCTGCACGAGGTGCAGGACGCGCTGCGCCGCGCCGGCTGGCCGGAGGACGCGCCGATCCTGGTCGTGCAGAAGGCGAGCTGGCCGGGCGAGGAGAAGATCGTCCGCGGCACGCTCGCCGACATCAAGAAGAAGTGCCAGGCCGAGAAGATCGCCTCGCAGGCGATGATCATCGCGAGCCCGGCGCTGGGCGCGCGTGACTGGCCCGAGATTGCCCGTTCCAAACTCTACGACCCGAGCTTCAGCCACCGCTTCCGCCGGGCCTCCGTCACGGAGAACGCATGA
- a CDS encoding cobalt-precorrin-5B (C(1))-methyltransferase, with protein sequence MAAGHAVPEKVRKGDAKRERGNRSGFTTGANSAAAATAATLGLVHGAVPAEIECVLPNTTHVTFRITDGRVEGDCAHAVSIKDAGDDPDATDKAHLTVDVRRIRAGGGEVILKGGPGVGVVTKPGLGLEVGGPAINPVPRKNICENVARAGAAILAAGDSLEVTISVPGGEEMAKKTLNARLGILGGISILGTTGIVRPFSTAAWRASVVQAIEVAAAQGQTTVVLTTGGRTEKGAMRVFPELDEACFVEFGDFVKASFTTAVKLGMRHIVLGAMVGKLTKIAQGLSVTHAWRAEIDRALIADAAIEAGAPPDVVEQIRSAETARFAAESLAELGLTVPFHRALALRAIRSLRERYPGPYRLTVLAFNFEGTPIVTVEESECPPPAA encoded by the coding sequence ATGGCAGCGGGTCACGCCGTGCCGGAGAAAGTGCGCAAGGGCGACGCGAAGCGCGAGCGCGGCAACCGCTCGGGCTTCACGACCGGCGCGAACTCGGCCGCCGCGGCGACCGCGGCGACCCTCGGCCTTGTGCACGGCGCAGTGCCGGCCGAGATCGAGTGCGTGCTGCCGAACACGACACACGTGACGTTCCGCATCACCGACGGGCGCGTCGAAGGCGATTGCGCCCACGCGGTGAGCATCAAGGACGCGGGCGACGACCCGGACGCGACCGACAAGGCGCACCTGACCGTCGACGTGCGCCGCATCCGCGCCGGCGGCGGTGAGGTGATCCTGAAGGGCGGGCCGGGCGTGGGCGTCGTCACGAAACCGGGGCTCGGGCTCGAAGTCGGCGGTCCGGCGATCAACCCGGTACCGCGCAAGAACATCTGCGAGAACGTCGCGCGCGCCGGCGCCGCGATCCTCGCCGCGGGCGACAGCCTGGAAGTGACGATCTCCGTGCCGGGCGGCGAGGAGATGGCGAAGAAGACGCTCAATGCGCGCCTCGGCATCCTCGGCGGCATCAGCATCCTCGGCACGACCGGCATCGTGCGCCCGTTCTCCACGGCCGCGTGGCGGGCGAGTGTGGTGCAGGCGATCGAAGTCGCCGCCGCCCAGGGGCAGACCACGGTGGTGCTGACCACTGGCGGGCGTACCGAGAAAGGCGCGATGCGCGTGTTCCCCGAACTCGACGAAGCCTGTTTCGTCGAGTTCGGGGACTTCGTCAAGGCCTCCTTCACCACCGCGGTCAAACTGGGCATGCGCCACATCGTGCTCGGCGCGATGGTCGGCAAGCTGACCAAGATCGCGCAGGGCCTGTCGGTGACGCACGCGTGGCGCGCGGAAATCGACCGCGCGCTGATCGCTGATGCTGCAATCGAAGCCGGCGCGCCACCCGATGTCGTCGAGCAGATCCGCTCCGCCGAGACCGCGCGCTTCGCTGCCGAAAGCCTCGCCGAACTGGGGCTCACCGTGCCCTTCCACCGCGCCCTCGCGCTGCGTGCGATCCGTTCCTTGCGCGAACGCTATCCCGGCCCGTACCGCCTGACTGTGCTCGCGTTCAACTTCGAAGGCACACCCATCGTCACCGTGGAGGAATCCGAATGTCCGCCCCCCGCTGCCTGA
- a CDS encoding CbtA family protein has product MLFRRIVLCALLVGALAGLLVSAVQHWQVIPIIAAAEVFEGSAEAPEAAEPAAAMAHDHDDAHGAVHVHEEAAWEPADGTERHVWTLIANVLTAIGFSLVLIAAITTWEHLRGRRVASARSGLVWGAAAWLCVFAAPSLGLPPEIPGTAAAALEARQTWWLITVLCSATGLSVLAFVPGRLRWLGIALLALPYALGAPHIDGAFAAYSDEVARQMEVLTGQFAIATAISSAIEWLALGSLAGWAVARWVRPALATQGTPATARA; this is encoded by the coding sequence ATGCTGTTCCGCCGTATCGTCCTGTGCGCCCTGCTGGTCGGGGCGCTCGCCGGCCTGCTCGTGAGTGCCGTGCAGCACTGGCAGGTCATCCCGATCATCGCCGCCGCGGAAGTGTTCGAAGGCTCGGCCGAAGCGCCTGAAGCCGCCGAACCCGCTGCCGCGATGGCTCATGACCACGACGACGCCCATGGCGCCGTCCACGTCCATGAGGAAGCAGCCTGGGAGCCCGCAGACGGCACCGAACGGCATGTCTGGACCTTGATCGCCAACGTGCTGACCGCGATCGGCTTCAGCCTCGTGCTGATCGCCGCGATCACGACGTGGGAACACCTGCGCGGCCGCCGCGTCGCCTCGGCACGCAGCGGCCTCGTGTGGGGCGCCGCCGCCTGGCTGTGCGTCTTCGCTGCGCCCTCTCTGGGCCTGCCGCCCGAGATCCCCGGCACCGCCGCTGCAGCGCTGGAAGCACGCCAGACCTGGTGGCTCATCACTGTCCTCTGCTCCGCGACCGGCCTCAGCGTCCTCGCCTTCGTCCCCGGCCGCCTGCGCTGGCTCGGGATCGCCCTGCTGGCCCTGCCCTACGCGCTCGGCGCACCGCATATCGACGGTGCCTTCGCCGCCTACAGCGATGAAGTGGCACGCCAGATGGAAGTTCTGACCGGCCAGTTCGCCATCGCCACCGCAATCTCCAGCGCGATCGAATGGCTTGCCCTTGGCAGCCTCGCCGGCTGGGCGGTCGCCCGCTGGGTGCGCCCGGCGCTCGCGACGCAGGGAACCCCGGCCACCGCCCGCGCGTAG
- the cbiE gene encoding precorrin-6y C5,15-methyltransferase (decarboxylating) subunit CbiE, with protein sequence MSAPRCLILGILDDGWEGLSAAGRARLAASRIVIGARRTLDLVAPHLGADVELRDMDGALGKTPEWVRAALADRLPVTLLATGDPLCHGIARFLVDKLGAEKIEVQPAPSTVALACARLNKTWQDAAIRSCHGADAGEWFDGATPGHGLYGIVRAVAEHARVASFTSPANSPDRVARALLAAGYGTDVRISVAARLCLPDEAIFADLTLEDAAAREFPDPNIVVIDRAAVPSPRAVFGFEDSDFVQRQPEKGLITKLEARAVSLAKLGLRADSLVWDIGAGSGSVGLEASRIARLGHVWAIEKNIGDAANARENAKRLQATNYTLVEGKAPDGLDAWPDPDAVFIGGSGGELAGLIELILARLKPAGRLVMNFVTIENLATATAALAAAGAQWDVTMLSAARSQPILDMHRLAAQNPVWIVTAYKNTPQAENNNE encoded by the coding sequence ATGTCCGCCCCCCGCTGCCTGATCCTGGGCATTCTCGACGACGGCTGGGAGGGGCTTTCGGCCGCCGGCCGCGCCCGCCTCGCCGCGAGCCGCATCGTGATCGGCGCGCGCCGCACGCTGGATCTCGTTGCGCCGCATCTCGGTGCCGACGTCGAACTGCGCGACATGGACGGCGCGCTCGGCAAGACGCCCGAATGGGTGCGCGCCGCGCTCGCCGACCGTCTGCCGGTGACCCTGCTCGCGACCGGCGACCCGCTGTGCCACGGCATCGCACGCTTCCTCGTCGACAAGCTCGGGGCGGAGAAGATCGAGGTGCAGCCGGCGCCGTCGACTGTCGCGCTCGCCTGTGCGCGGCTGAACAAGACCTGGCAGGACGCGGCGATCCGCTCCTGCCACGGTGCCGACGCCGGCGAATGGTTCGACGGTGCGACGCCCGGACACGGCCTCTACGGCATCGTCCGGGCGGTCGCCGAACACGCGCGTGTCGCGTCCTTCACGAGCCCGGCAAACAGCCCGGACCGCGTCGCGCGGGCGCTCCTCGCGGCGGGCTACGGCACCGACGTGCGCATTTCGGTCGCGGCACGCCTGTGCCTGCCGGATGAAGCGATCTTCGCCGACCTCACGCTCGAAGACGCTGCCGCGCGTGAGTTTCCCGATCCCAACATCGTCGTCATCGACCGCGCAGCCGTGCCATCCCCGCGCGCGGTGTTCGGTTTCGAAGATTCCGACTTCGTCCAGCGCCAGCCCGAAAAGGGTCTGATCACCAAGCTCGAAGCGCGCGCGGTGTCGCTCGCGAAGCTCGGCCTGCGCGCCGACAGCCTGGTCTGGGACATCGGCGCCGGATCGGGTTCGGTCGGGCTGGAAGCCTCGCGCATCGCCCGCCTCGGCCACGTCTGGGCGATCGAGAAGAACATCGGCGACGCCGCGAACGCGCGCGAGAACGCGAAGCGCCTGCAGGCGACGAACTACACCCTCGTCGAAGGCAAGGCGCCCGACGGTCTCGACGCCTGGCCCGATCCGGACGCGGTCTTCATCGGCGGCTCGGGCGGCGAACTCGCCGGCCTGATCGAGCTGATTCTCGCGCGCCTCAAGCCCGCCGGCCGCCTCGTGATGAATTTCGTGACGATCGAAAACCTCGCGACCGCAACCGCCGCGCTCGCCGCCGCGGGCGCCCAGTGGGACGTGACGATGCTGTCGGCCGCGCGCAGCCAGCCGATCCTCGACATGCACCGCCTCGCGGCGCAAAACCCGGTGTGGATCGTCACCGCGTACAAGAACACTCCCCAAGCAGAGAACAACAATGAATGA
- the cobI gene encoding precorrin-2 C(20)-methyltransferase — MNDALPTPRYGRLIGVSLGPGDPDLITRRGWTALQSDARWTYPVKKAEERSYALDIVVRAGLDVPADAVELVFPMTRDAVALAKAWTRAAVRTAELLAEGRDVAFLVEGDASTYSTFRHLARAVRELAPEVEVETIAGVSSFAAAAACADIALAEEDETVAVIPAAYGVSVIDHLLDEFDTLVLMKVKPLLDEVLDLLEARDLLATSCFIEKVGSPEERVVKDVASLRGEKVNYLSLLLVQNPKRARGELRRGCRKRAEATA, encoded by the coding sequence ATGAATGACGCCCTCCCCACGCCCCGCTACGGCCGCCTGATCGGCGTGTCGCTCGGTCCCGGCGATCCCGACCTGATCACGCGCCGCGGCTGGACCGCGCTGCAGTCGGACGCGCGCTGGACCTATCCGGTGAAGAAGGCCGAGGAACGCTCCTACGCGCTCGACATCGTCGTGCGCGCCGGCCTCGACGTGCCGGCCGACGCCGTCGAACTGGTGTTCCCGATGACGCGTGACGCGGTGGCGCTCGCGAAAGCCTGGACGCGCGCCGCAGTCCGCACCGCCGAACTGCTCGCCGAAGGGCGCGACGTCGCCTTCCTCGTCGAGGGCGACGCCTCGACCTACTCGACTTTCCGCCACCTCGCCCGTGCCGTGCGCGAGCTCGCGCCCGAAGTCGAAGTCGAGACCATCGCCGGCGTGAGCTCCTTCGCCGCCGCAGCCGCCTGCGCCGACATCGCGCTCGCAGAGGAGGACGAAACGGTCGCGGTGATCCCGGCGGCCTACGGCGTGTCGGTGATCGACCACCTGCTCGACGAGTTCGACACGCTGGTGCTGATGAAGGTGAAACCGTTGCTGGACGAGGTGCTCGATCTCCTCGAAGCGCGCGACTTGCTCGCGACGAGCTGCTTCATCGAGAAAGTCGGCTCGCCCGAGGAGCGCGTCGTCAAGGACGTCGCGAGCCTGCGCGGCGAGAAGGTCAATTACCTGTCGCTGCTGCTCGTGCAGAACCCCAAGCGCGCGCGCGGCGAGCTGCGTCGCGGCTGCCGCAAGCGTGCCGAGGCCACGGCATGA